The Pirellulales bacterium genome contains a region encoding:
- a CDS encoding O-antigen ligase family protein yields METFVAVATLIGLIWGAALLLRGGPLYGALLVLLTGTCFGHPFLHVDTGFIPLTADRLLFLLVLALCATYRKLGFVAPKPLGKAEIVLAAFLCLLVVSTLLHDWRFQHNLPASKLLFYYLMPAGMYWLARQVPLSEAATRWVFGFLALLGMYLAGTAIAECLRWKQLVFPQYIASTEIHEFLGRGRGPLLNPAGNGYFLAIGLCAMWMGWPRLGWPGRLVMVALTALFVGGFYATLTRCVWMGALAMSLIVAWLVLPRSWRLPVVAGTLLAAMAIAASQWERLIEFKRDEGQSAREAAESARLRPVLGVVAWRMFLERPVFGCGFGHYRERFVDVLDDRSSDLPLDTSRRYVQHNVFLGLLTETGLTGTVLFMMLLGYWLREAWLLWRSSAPLWARQHGLLFLASMASYFANAMFQDLAIIPMVNMMLFFLAGLMPDARRPTPDARRPTPDA; encoded by the coding sequence ATGGAAACCTTTGTCGCCGTCGCAACGCTCATTGGTCTGATCTGGGGCGCCGCGCTGCTGCTGCGCGGCGGACCGTTGTATGGCGCGCTGTTGGTGCTTCTGACCGGCACCTGTTTCGGCCATCCCTTCCTGCACGTCGACACGGGGTTCATTCCTCTCACCGCCGATCGGCTGCTGTTTCTATTGGTGCTCGCGCTGTGCGCCACCTATCGAAAGCTCGGATTCGTCGCGCCCAAGCCGCTGGGCAAAGCGGAGATCGTGCTCGCGGCTTTCCTGTGCCTGCTCGTAGTGAGCACCTTGCTGCACGATTGGCGATTTCAGCACAACCTGCCCGCTTCGAAGCTGCTCTTTTACTACCTGATGCCGGCCGGCATGTACTGGCTGGCACGGCAGGTTCCGTTGTCTGAAGCGGCGACCCGTTGGGTCTTCGGCTTTTTGGCCCTGTTGGGCATGTACTTGGCCGGCACGGCCATCGCCGAATGCCTGCGCTGGAAGCAGCTTGTTTTCCCGCAGTACATCGCTTCCACGGAAATCCACGAGTTTCTGGGCCGGGGCCGCGGACCGCTGCTCAACCCGGCGGGCAACGGCTACTTCTTGGCCATCGGGCTTTGCGCGATGTGGATGGGTTGGCCCCGGCTAGGCTGGCCAGGCCGCCTGGTCATGGTCGCTTTAACCGCTCTGTTCGTTGGGGGATTCTATGCCACGCTGACGCGTTGCGTGTGGATGGGGGCGCTGGCCATGTCGTTGATCGTGGCTTGGCTGGTGTTGCCGCGATCGTGGCGGCTGCCCGTGGTTGCCGGCACGTTGCTGGCGGCGATGGCGATTGCAGCATCGCAGTGGGAGCGGCTGATTGAATTCAAACGCGACGAAGGCCAGAGCGCCCGTGAGGCCGCCGAATCGGCCAGGCTGCGGCCCGTGCTGGGCGTGGTCGCCTGGCGGATGTTTTTGGAGCGGCCGGTCTTCGGCTGTGGGTTCGGGCATTATCGCGAGCGGTTCGTGGACGTGCTCGACGATCGCTCCTCCGACTTGCCGCTCGACACTTCCCGCCGCTACGTGCAGCACAACGTTTTCTTGGGTCTGCTCACCGAGACCGGACTGACGGGCACGGTCCTGTTTATGATGCTGCTCGGTTATTGGTTGCGCGAGGCCTGGCTGCTGTGGCGCTCTTCGGCCCCGCTTTGGGCGCGGCAGCACGGACTGCTGTTCTTGGCCAGCATGGCCAGCTATTTCGCCAACGCCATGTTCCAGGATTTGGCGATCATTCCGATGGTCAAC
- a CDS encoding class I SAM-dependent methyltransferase — protein MASAAEIDSAARPYTDGEYLERNPTWHVEDSPWKADNIFQLILRHSLAPKTICEVGCGAGEVLAQLQKKLPDDCRFWGYDISPQAHELSRSRVNERLQFRQADLFDEPQTSFDLMLVIDLIEHLDDYYGFLRRLKPRGRHAIFHIPLDLSAYSVWRSYPILDLRASVGHIHYFTKDTALAALAKAGHEVVDWFYPEQRLLLRGKPLRQKALALMRQTLLRANADLAVRLLGGRSLMVLTKRDER, from the coding sequence ATGGCATCAGCGGCCGAAATTGATTCCGCGGCGCGACCCTACACCGACGGCGAGTATCTCGAACGCAATCCCACGTGGCACGTCGAAGATTCGCCGTGGAAGGCCGACAACATCTTTCAGTTGATTCTGCGGCACTCGTTGGCGCCCAAGACCATCTGTGAAGTCGGTTGCGGCGCGGGTGAAGTGCTGGCCCAATTGCAAAAGAAGCTGCCCGACGACTGTCGCTTTTGGGGCTATGACATTTCTCCGCAGGCCCATGAATTGTCGCGGTCACGCGTCAACGAGCGGCTGCAGTTCCGCCAGGCCGATTTGTTCGACGAACCGCAGACGTCCTTCGACCTGATGCTGGTGATCGATTTGATCGAACACCTGGACGACTATTATGGATTTCTGCGTCGGCTCAAGCCGCGCGGCCGGCATGCGATCTTTCACATTCCGCTCGACCTGTCGGCCTACAGCGTGTGGCGCAGCTATCCGATTCTCGACTTACGCGCCAGCGTGGGTCACATCCACTACTTCACGAAAGACACCGCGCTGGCCGCGCTGGCGAAAGCGGGCCATGAAGTCGTCGATTGGTTCTATCCCGAGCAACGCCTGCTGTTGCGCGGCAAGCCCTTGCGGCAAAAAGCGCTGGCGCTGATGCGCCAGACGCTGCTGCGGGCCAATGCCGATTTGGCCGTTCGCTTGCTGGGAGGGCGATCGCTGATGGTGCTGACGAAGAGGGATGAGAGATGA
- the dgoD gene encoding galactonate dehydratase, with protein MRYFNRRAAMGATAAMGGWAWLRQTLAQAEERAGDAAPLRPKDSMKVTRLETYKVKPRWLFLKVHTNAGVVGLGEPVVEGRADTVAEAVRAIEPYLLGKDPRRVAHHWQAIYRHAFYRGGPVLTSALSGIDMALWDIKGKALGVPVYELLGGPTRERVRVYAHAKSRAALKRGLARGFMAFKTTPAKRRPSRYVETPAEINYAAERFAEMRELAGDDVDLAIDFHGAISPATAKLLIKALEPYQPMFVEEPCQAQNHDVMAELARGTHLPIATGERVFTKWGFREVLEKRAATILQPDLCHAGGITEVRLIAGMAEAYYAAIAPHNPLGPISLAAGVQIAASIPNFLCQEQVTLGEGYLKRPFALRDGYLDLPTGPGLGIELDDDAVAEKIGHDWRGSELYDEDDGSVLDW; from the coding sequence GTGAGATACTTCAACCGACGTGCCGCGATGGGCGCCACCGCGGCGATGGGTGGCTGGGCCTGGCTGCGGCAAACGCTGGCCCAGGCCGAGGAGCGCGCGGGCGACGCCGCGCCGCTCCGCCCAAAAGATTCGATGAAAGTGACTCGGCTTGAAACCTACAAGGTCAAGCCGCGCTGGTTGTTCCTGAAGGTCCATACGAACGCGGGCGTCGTCGGCTTGGGCGAGCCGGTCGTCGAAGGACGCGCCGATACGGTGGCCGAGGCGGTGCGGGCCATCGAACCCTACCTGCTCGGCAAGGACCCGCGTCGCGTGGCGCACCATTGGCAGGCCATCTATCGGCACGCGTTCTATCGCGGCGGGCCGGTGCTCACCAGCGCCCTGAGCGGCATCGACATGGCGTTGTGGGACATCAAGGGCAAGGCCCTGGGCGTGCCCGTCTATGAGCTGCTGGGCGGCCCGACGCGCGAGCGCGTGCGCGTGTATGCCCATGCCAAAAGCCGCGCGGCCCTGAAGCGGGGGCTGGCTCGCGGTTTCATGGCCTTCAAGACAACGCCCGCCAAGCGCCGGCCCAGCCGCTATGTCGAAACGCCGGCCGAGATCAACTACGCCGCCGAGCGGTTTGCTGAAATGCGCGAGCTGGCCGGCGACGACGTCGACCTGGCCATCGACTTCCACGGCGCCATCAGCCCGGCGACCGCCAAGCTGCTGATCAAGGCGTTGGAGCCGTATCAGCCGATGTTCGTCGAAGAACCGTGCCAGGCGCAAAACCACGACGTGATGGCCGAGCTTGCTCGTGGCACACACTTGCCGATTGCCACGGGCGAGCGGGTATTCACCAAGTGGGGCTTTCGCGAGGTGCTGGAAAAGAGGGCCGCGACGATCTTGCAGCCCGATTTGTGCCACGCCGGCGGCATCACCGAGGTGCGGCTGATCGCCGGCATGGCGGAAGCCTATTACGCGGCAATCGCGCCGCATAACCCTCTCGGCCCGATCTCGTTGGCCGCCGGCGTGCAGATCGCGGCTTCGATTCCCAACTTCCTCTGCCAGGAGCAGGTGACGCTTGGCGAAGGGTATTTGAAGCGGCCGTTCGCGCTGCGCGACGGCTATCTCGACCTGCCGACCGGCCCCGGCCTGGGCATCGAGCTCGACGACGACGCCGTGGCCGAGAAGATCGGCCACGACTGGCGCGGGAGCGAGCTTTATGATGAGGACGACGGGTCGGTGCTTGATTGGTAG
- a CDS encoding MoxR family ATPase, whose product MSNDNFNAEESVAIGKLADAREKILAQLAQVIVGQGHVIEELLISLFSRGHCLLEGVPGLAKTLMISTLARTLNLSFSRVQFTPDLMPADITGTEILAENRSTGQREFRFLEGPLFANVVLADEINRTPPKTQAALLEAMQERQVTVGRVRHKLADPFFVLATQNPIEQEGTYPLPEAQQDRFMFKVFVRYPTFDEEFEIARRTTSLASDHVLPVLAADEIIQLQRIVREVPISDHVVRYVLSLVRQTRVREAGVPEFVTEQLQWGAGPRAVQNLILGAKVRALLHGRTYVSTDDVQALAKPVLRHRLVINFSAESEGVTTDQVVERLIATTPTKEDELTRDARFQRIFAS is encoded by the coding sequence ATGAGCAACGACAACTTTAACGCCGAAGAATCCGTGGCCATCGGCAAGCTGGCCGACGCCCGGGAAAAAATACTGGCCCAGCTTGCCCAGGTGATCGTCGGGCAAGGCCACGTCATCGAAGAACTGCTGATCTCGCTGTTCAGCCGCGGACACTGCCTGCTGGAAGGCGTGCCCGGCCTGGCAAAAACGCTGATGATCAGCACCTTGGCCCGCACGCTCAACCTGTCGTTCAGCCGCGTTCAGTTCACGCCCGACCTGATGCCGGCCGACATCACGGGCACCGAAATCCTGGCCGAGAACCGCTCAACCGGGCAACGCGAGTTCCGTTTTCTCGAAGGGCCGCTGTTCGCCAACGTGGTGCTGGCCGACGAGATCAACCGCACGCCGCCCAAGACGCAGGCCGCCCTGCTGGAGGCGATGCAGGAGCGGCAGGTGACGGTGGGCCGCGTGCGGCACAAACTGGCCGATCCGTTCTTCGTGCTGGCCACGCAAAACCCGATCGAGCAGGAAGGGACGTATCCCTTGCCCGAAGCCCAGCAAGACCGCTTCATGTTCAAGGTGTTCGTCCGCTACCCGACGTTCGACGAGGAGTTCGAGATCGCCCGGCGGACGACGTCCCTGGCCAGCGACCACGTGCTGCCGGTACTGGCGGCGGACGAGATCATCCAGCTTCAGCGGATCGTGCGCGAGGTGCCAATCTCGGACCACGTAGTGCGTTATGTGTTGTCGCTGGTGCGGCAGACGCGGGTACGCGAAGCCGGCGTGCCGGAGTTCGTGACCGAGCAGCTTCAGTGGGGCGCCGGGCCGCGGGCGGTGCAAAACCTGATTCTGGGGGCCAAGGTGCGGGCCTTGCTGCACGGCCGCACTTACGTCTCGACCGACGACGTGCAAGCGTTGGCCAAGCCGGTGCTGCGGCATCGCCTGGTGATCAACTTCTCCGCCGAGAGCGAAGGCGTGACGACCGACCAGGTGGTCGAGCGGCTGATCGCCACCACGCCGACCAAAGAGGACGAGCTGACGCGCGACGCTCGGTTCCAAAGGATTTTCGCGTCCTGA
- a CDS encoding BREX protein BrxB domain-containing protein has translation MNRIEAFKRNYQRVCGLPWDRNVAGAQRIWIAVYDKEDERKLRLRTDLFAEATRTAGHRWHRCDLTDAFADWLTSPPYSSYAESYFESPELLDDGPLADFKENVAGRIIEALNSVPNADDTVVAVSGIASLFGFLRISEVLPLVESHIQGRLLVFFPGVYEQDNYRLLDARDGWNYHAVPITPAVGDSHR, from the coding sequence ATGAATCGAATTGAAGCATTCAAACGAAATTACCAGCGTGTCTGTGGCCTGCCATGGGACCGCAATGTCGCCGGCGCACAGCGGATTTGGATCGCCGTTTACGACAAAGAAGATGAACGGAAGCTGCGGCTGAGGACCGACCTGTTTGCCGAAGCAACCCGAACGGCCGGTCACCGCTGGCACCGCTGTGATCTCACCGATGCCTTTGCCGATTGGCTGACAAGCCCACCCTATTCAAGCTATGCCGAGAGCTACTTTGAGTCGCCGGAACTGCTCGACGATGGGCCGCTGGCCGACTTCAAAGAAAATGTCGCCGGCAGGATCATCGAAGCTCTGAATTCGGTTCCCAACGCAGACGATACCGTGGTGGCCGTCAGCGGCATCGCATCCCTGTTCGGCTTCCTGCGGATTTCCGAGGTCCTGCCCCTGGTCGAGTCGCACATCCAGGGGCGGTTGCTGGTCTTTTTCCCCGGAGTCTACGAACAAGACAATTACCGCCTGCTCGACGCCCGCGACGGGTGGAACTACCACGCCGTGCCCATCACGCCCGCTGTGGGAGACAGCCACCGATGA
- the brxC gene encoding BREX system P-loop protein BrxC: protein MTDVSIDDMVDKIKLTLVRKNKLPLTVMVLDEVQQYIGDTLARSKGVQDLQEQCCSRLGANVLFVATGQNALTGVPLLQKLTGRFPVKVELQDTDVEKVTREVLLKKKPSAEAPLGSLVESHAGEIERHLSSTKIAFTTRDRGLLVQDYPVLPVRRRFWERVLRAVDKAGTGAQLQNQLSIVEEAVQQTADWPLGNVVSGAFINDASVKSSALKTGVLLQEISETIAKQKQENDGELRYQICALIFLIGQLPHQGPADSGIRATAETLADLLVTDLNVSSADLRKKVPELLETLVACGAVMPVEDEYRMQTREGSEWNQAYLESMNKLLGDAAKLGGERSQLLKTQSSDVLKKFKLTHGESKVARDIALDFGSESPTTGGTTVPVWLRDGWEVEEKTVIDDARVAGDSAAVVYGFIPRRQAEELKRAIAGHYAATATIQTKGNPSTPEGIEARKAMETRQEQARQARDGIIAEILNETAIYIAGGGEPVGGTLLADKVHLAAKACLDRLYPEFHKADAPAKDWMKVVERSKKGDGDALAAVGHQADADKHPVCAAVRNFVGSGKKGTEIRKHFGAPPYGWPQDAVDAALIVMFNAGLLQARAGNEPVAKQKLDQKNIAATDFRVENITLTTAQLIAIRTLFKVVGLNVLPGQESANAAQFLEIMLKRAVAAGGAPPLPAKPDVAHLTDMANRVGNDRLKAIHDHQDRLTKEANDWQKRAELIREREPHWRMLKALLSHAGDLAVAADAQPEVDSIEQHRRLLGEPDSVPGLLDKLAQALREALNEAYAVCEQLQQEGQAMLATSATWRQLSLDQQTALSDQYELNVLPELAVGTTDEILQTLSATRLKEWKTLADAIPARFAQALGAGAKLLEPKAQRVKLTGGTIKNEEDLRGWLAATEERIRDKLKDGPVII, encoded by the coding sequence GTGACCGACGTCTCGATCGACGACATGGTCGACAAGATCAAGCTGACGCTGGTGCGGAAAAACAAGCTCCCGTTGACGGTCATGGTGCTCGACGAGGTGCAGCAGTACATCGGCGACACGTTGGCCCGCTCCAAAGGCGTGCAGGACTTGCAGGAGCAGTGCTGCTCCAGGCTGGGCGCGAACGTGCTGTTCGTCGCCACCGGACAGAATGCCCTTACGGGCGTGCCCCTGCTGCAGAAACTCACGGGCCGCTTTCCCGTTAAAGTCGAGCTGCAAGACACCGACGTCGAAAAGGTCACACGTGAGGTCCTGCTCAAAAAGAAGCCCTCCGCCGAAGCCCCTCTCGGCTCGCTCGTCGAATCGCACGCCGGCGAGATCGAGCGGCACTTATCGTCCACGAAGATCGCGTTCACCACTCGCGATCGCGGGCTTCTGGTGCAGGATTACCCCGTGTTGCCCGTGCGCCGGCGCTTTTGGGAACGCGTTCTCCGCGCCGTCGATAAGGCGGGTACCGGGGCGCAGCTTCAAAACCAGCTCTCGATCGTGGAGGAAGCGGTGCAGCAGACCGCCGATTGGCCCCTGGGCAACGTCGTCAGCGGCGCCTTCATCAACGACGCCTCCGTCAAAAGCTCGGCGCTGAAGACCGGCGTCCTGCTGCAAGAAATCTCGGAAACGATCGCCAAGCAAAAGCAGGAAAACGACGGCGAACTTCGCTACCAGATTTGCGCCCTGATCTTCCTCATCGGGCAGTTGCCGCACCAGGGACCGGCCGATTCGGGCATCCGCGCCACCGCCGAAACGCTGGCCGATCTCCTCGTGACCGATCTCAATGTCTCCAGCGCCGACCTTCGCAAGAAGGTTCCTGAACTGTTGGAAACACTGGTGGCGTGCGGCGCCGTGATGCCGGTTGAAGACGAATACCGGATGCAGACCCGCGAGGGAAGCGAATGGAATCAGGCGTATTTGGAGTCGATGAACAAACTGCTGGGCGATGCCGCAAAACTTGGGGGCGAACGTTCCCAGTTGCTCAAAACCCAGTCGAGCGATGTTTTGAAAAAGTTCAAGCTGACGCATGGCGAAAGCAAGGTCGCCCGCGACATTGCGCTCGACTTTGGCAGCGAGTCGCCGACGACGGGCGGCACAACGGTGCCCGTATGGCTCCGCGATGGCTGGGAAGTCGAAGAAAAGACGGTGATTGACGACGCGCGCGTCGCAGGCGACTCGGCGGCCGTGGTCTACGGATTCATTCCGCGCCGCCAGGCGGAAGAACTGAAACGGGCCATCGCCGGTCACTATGCGGCCACCGCCACCATCCAGACCAAAGGCAACCCCAGCACACCCGAAGGCATCGAAGCGCGCAAGGCGATGGAGACACGGCAAGAGCAAGCCCGGCAGGCGCGCGACGGCATTATCGCTGAGATTCTCAACGAGACCGCCATCTACATTGCCGGGGGCGGCGAGCCGGTCGGCGGCACGCTGCTGGCAGACAAGGTTCACCTTGCCGCCAAGGCTTGCCTCGACCGGCTTTACCCGGAGTTTCACAAGGCCGATGCCCCCGCCAAAGATTGGATGAAGGTCGTCGAACGGTCGAAAAAGGGTGATGGCGATGCACTGGCCGCGGTGGGGCACCAGGCAGACGCCGACAAACACCCCGTTTGCGCAGCGGTTCGAAACTTCGTGGGAAGCGGTAAGAAGGGCACGGAAATTCGCAAGCATTTCGGCGCACCGCCCTACGGTTGGCCGCAGGATGCCGTCGATGCCGCCCTGATCGTGATGTTCAACGCGGGCTTGCTGCAGGCCCGCGCCGGCAACGAGCCGGTCGCCAAACAAAAGCTCGATCAAAAGAACATCGCCGCGACGGACTTCCGTGTTGAAAACATCACCCTGACGACCGCGCAGTTGATCGCCATCCGGACCTTGTTCAAGGTTGTCGGCCTCAACGTGCTGCCAGGCCAAGAGTCGGCCAATGCGGCCCAGTTTCTGGAAATCATGTTGAAGCGTGCCGTGGCGGCCGGCGGCGCTCCGCCTCTACCGGCCAAGCCCGATGTCGCGCACCTGACCGACATGGCCAACCGTGTTGGCAACGACCGACTCAAAGCCATCCACGACCATCAAGATCGTCTGACCAAGGAGGCGAACGACTGGCAAAAGCGAGCGGAGCTGATCCGCGAGCGAGAACCGCACTGGCGAATGCTCAAAGCACTTCTCAGTCACGCGGGCGACCTGGCCGTGGCGGCCGACGCGCAGCCGGAGGTCGACTCGATCGAGCAGCACCGCCGTTTGCTTGGCGAGCCCGATTCGGTGCCGGGCTTGCTCGATAAGCTGGCGCAGGCGCTTCGCGAAGCGCTGAACGAGGCGTATGCCGTCTGCGAGCAACTCCAGCAAGAAGGCCAGGCCATGCTCGCAACAAGCGCAACTTGGCGCCAGCTTTCGCTCGATCAGCAGACGGCGCTCAGCGATCAATACGAGCTTAACGTGCTGCCCGAGTTGGCGGTCGGCACCACGGACGAGATCTTGCAAACGCTATCCGCGACTCGGCTCAAAGAATGGAAGACGCTGGCCGACGCCATCCCGGCCCGCTTCGCGCAGGCCTTGGGCGCCGGGGCTAAGCTGCTGGAACCCAAGGCCCAGCGCGTGAAGCTAACTGGCGGCACCATCAAGAACGAGGAGGACTTGCGGGGGTGGTTGGCGGCGACGGAAGAGCGGATTCGCGACAAACTCAAGGACGGGCCGGTGATTATTTAG
- a CDS encoding protocatechuate 3,4-dioxygenase: MSCPLFVPDRRAFLAALSAGFFTTRGLFAEQLLLPTPSMTEGPFYPDRLPLDRDNDLLIVNDQITPAVGTITHLTGRVLTTSGSPVDDATIEIWQCDANAVYLHTADSRPKDAQRDKNFQGFGRFTTGASGEYRFRTIKPVPYPGRPAPHIHVKVKRGDRELLTTQIFIRGHEGNARDGIVNSARDLVDRELLLADFKPLVESKIGECACQFDIVLGRTPDESALGPRGVRR, from the coding sequence ATGTCGTGCCCTCTTTTCGTTCCCGATCGTCGAGCGTTTCTTGCCGCGCTCTCTGCCGGCTTTTTCACCACGCGGGGGTTGTTCGCCGAGCAATTGCTGCTGCCGACGCCGTCGATGACCGAAGGACCGTTCTATCCCGATCGGCTGCCGCTCGATCGGGACAACGACCTGCTGATCGTCAACGACCAGATTACCCCGGCGGTCGGCACGATCACGCACCTCACCGGCCGCGTGCTCACCACCAGCGGTTCGCCGGTCGACGACGCCACCATTGAAATCTGGCAGTGCGACGCCAACGCCGTCTACCTGCACACGGCCGACAGCCGCCCCAAGGACGCCCAGCGCGACAAGAACTTCCAGGGTTTTGGACGCTTCACGACAGGCGCCAGCGGCGAATATCGTTTTCGCACGATCAAACCCGTGCCGTATCCCGGCAGGCCCGCCCCGCACATCCACGTCAAAGTCAAACGCGGCGACCGCGAGCTGCTGACCACCCAGATTTTCATCCGCGGGCACGAAGGCAACGCCCGCGACGGCATCGTCAATTCGGCCCGCGACCTGGTCGATCGCGAGCTACTGCTGGCCGACTTCAAGCCGCTGGTTGAATCGAAAATCGGCGAGTGTGCCTGCCAGTTCGATATTGTGTTGGGCCGCACGCCCGACGAGAGCGCGCTTGGACCGCGAGGCGTTAGGCGTTAG
- the glp gene encoding gephyrin-like molybdotransferase Glp: MISVDEALNQIRSHVRALPVERIALADALGRVLAEDVASDVDSPPHDKSVVDGYALRSTDVSPEGETLTVIEEIVAGAVPQRTVTAGTAARIMTGAPLPAGADAVVMVERTEPIDASQVRISPQRIASGQNIVPRAASMRRGEMVLRAGHAVRPMEIGLLAEVGRHELLAFRRPRVAVLPTGNELVTPAEVPAAGQIRNSNGAMLLAAVRHAGGGPVDLGIGRDDRASLRRLMSEGLRSDVLLISGGVSAGVLDLVPGVLADLGVRQVFHKVNIKPGKPLWFGVDEAEGASKLVFGLPGNPVSTLVCFELFVRPALGAMAGHPFGPRATVLARLTAPFHHRGDRPTYYPAKVTATGDGDTVETLAWQGSGDLRTLASANALIHFAGGECRYSASDVVAVSLFEG, encoded by the coding sequence ATGATTTCCGTTGACGAAGCTCTGAACCAGATTCGGTCGCACGTGCGGGCGCTGCCCGTCGAACGCATCGCGCTGGCCGACGCGCTCGGCCGAGTGTTGGCCGAAGACGTGGCCAGCGACGTCGATTCGCCGCCGCACGATAAATCGGTGGTCGACGGTTACGCCCTCCGCTCGACGGACGTCTCGCCCGAAGGAGAGACGCTCACCGTCATCGAAGAGATTGTGGCCGGGGCCGTGCCGCAACGAACCGTTACGGCGGGCACCGCCGCCCGAATCATGACCGGCGCGCCGTTGCCGGCAGGAGCCGATGCTGTCGTGATGGTCGAACGGACCGAGCCGATCGACGCGAGCCAGGTGCGCATCAGCCCGCAACGGATTGCCTCCGGGCAAAACATCGTGCCGCGGGCGGCTTCGATGCGCCGCGGCGAGATGGTGCTGCGGGCCGGGCACGCGGTGCGGCCGATGGAAATCGGTTTGCTGGCCGAGGTTGGTCGCCATGAGCTGCTCGCTTTCCGGCGGCCGCGGGTGGCGGTGCTGCCCACAGGCAACGAGCTCGTTACGCCGGCCGAAGTACCGGCCGCCGGACAGATCCGCAACTCGAACGGCGCCATGCTGCTCGCCGCCGTGCGGCACGCCGGCGGCGGGCCGGTCGATCTCGGCATCGGCCGCGACGACCGGGCGTCGCTGCGGCGGCTGATGAGCGAGGGCCTGCGGTCCGACGTGCTGTTGATCTCCGGCGGCGTGTCGGCGGGCGTGCTCGACCTGGTGCCCGGCGTGCTGGCCGACCTGGGCGTGCGGCAGGTGTTTCACAAGGTCAACATCAAACCGGGCAAACCGCTCTGGTTCGGCGTCGATGAAGCCGAGGGTGCCTCGAAGCTGGTGTTTGGTCTGCCCGGCAATCCGGTCAGCACGCTGGTGTGCTTTGAGTTGTTCGTACGGCCGGCGTTGGGGGCGATGGCGGGCCATCCGTTCGGGCCGCGGGCCACGGTTCTTGCCCGGCTGACGGCGCCCTTTCACCATCGTGGCGACCGGCCCACGTATTATCCGGCCAAGGTAACGGCAACCGGCGATGGCGACACTGTCGAGACATTGGCCTGGCAAGGTTCGGGCGATCTGCGAACGCTCGCCTCGGCCAATGCGCTGATCCACTTTGCCGGCGGCGAATGCAGGTATTCCGCCAGCGATGTCGTCGCGGTCAGCCTTTTCGAGGGGTGA
- a CDS encoding DUF1080 domain-containing protein, with translation MIRNVILSVVLVFPCCLWAESGPTNAPPEPAGMRAIFNGKNLSGWDGDPRLWSVRDGALRGETTAENPAAGNTFILWKGGRTKDFDLRLSFRSNSSNNSGIQYRSKHITEGKPKNAWVVRGYQHEIRNELKLPSVSGFIYDEGGKRGRLCLVGEEAVWEPSGKKVINDKLIDQAGFEKLFKLDDWNDVVIVARGHHIRHYLNNRLIVDFTDNDPAAALADGILALQLHAGKPMWVEFKNIRIAEIE, from the coding sequence ATGATTCGCAACGTGATCCTGTCAGTCGTACTCGTTTTCCCCTGCTGCCTGTGGGCTGAAAGCGGTCCGACGAATGCGCCGCCGGAACCGGCCGGCATGCGGGCCATTTTCAACGGCAAGAATCTCAGCGGCTGGGATGGAGACCCGCGGCTGTGGAGCGTCCGCGACGGCGCCCTGCGCGGCGAGACGACCGCCGAAAACCCGGCCGCCGGCAATACGTTTATCTTATGGAAAGGCGGCCGGACCAAAGACTTCGACCTGCGGCTGTCGTTTCGCTCGAACTCCAGCAACAATTCGGGCATCCAGTATCGCTCGAAGCACATTACCGAAGGCAAACCCAAGAACGCCTGGGTCGTGCGCGGTTATCAGCACGAAATCCGTAACGAACTCAAACTGCCCAGCGTCTCCGGCTTTATCTACGACGAGGGCGGCAAACGAGGCCGGCTCTGCCTGGTGGGCGAAGAGGCGGTCTGGGAACCATCCGGCAAGAAAGTTATCAACGACAAGTTGATCGACCAGGCCGGATTCGAAAAACTCTTCAAGCTCGACGACTGGAACGACGTGGTGATCGTCGCCCGTGGCCACCACATTCGGCACTACCTCAACAACCGGCTGATTGTGGATTTCACCGACAACGATCCGGCAGCCGCGCTGGCCGACGGCATCCTGGCACTGCAGCTCCACGCCGGCAAGCCAATGTGGGTCGAGTTCAAGAACATCCGGATTGCGGAAATCGAGTAG